One window of the Colletotrichum destructivum chromosome 6, complete sequence genome contains the following:
- a CDS encoding Putative Acyl transferase domain superfamily, phosphopantetheine binding ACP domain, thiolase, which translates to MSSSTMPSSSAEQVMPIAIVGIAGRFPGDAENPQKLWDMLAEGRSALSDVPGDRFNVDAFYHPHNERQGTINVRKAHFMNRDISAFDAPFFNMPIAEAKAMDPQQRMALECTYEALENAGIAMEKVDGSNTSCFVGCFTRDYSDMLACDREDLPLYHGTGTGSAIMSNRISWFFNMKGPSISLDTACSSSMAALHLGCQSLRTGETTMSVVGGTNLMLLPDIMGAMTRLHFLSPDGKCQSFDHKGNGYARGEGAGFCILKPLHLALKDGDVIRGVIRNTAVNQDGHTPGITLPAADAQEALIRRIYAEAGLSLADTTYVEAHGTGTPAGDPVEAAALAATFGSARRPGDPVYMGSVKSNVGHLEGGSGLVQVIKAVLMLEQGKIPPSLYYEKPNPRIPMDDWNLRVPTELLPWPAAGLRRISINSFGYGGTNAHCILDDAYHYLKDNGLTGNHNVQVADGASPTLSDDSGVSLVEGVDRLTTLEGGGDLSEYRLDAHASSSPKPQLLTWSSHDQAGISRTSTAYASYLASKLGSDEKEKQAPEVFERLVNTLTTRRSRLPWKSFAIASSCKEAVSALEEPVAEPVRSANGKKVRLAFVFTGQGAQWFAMGRELFSTPVFRESIEAADAYMRDMGASWSLVAELWRDEETSQVGLAHISQPVCTALQVALVDLLRHWNVVPGAVIGHSSGEIAAAYAKGALTRRDAWAIAYHRGRLVRSVKLNGAMLATSLGPEEAESYIERHASGRTVVVACVNSPSSTTLSGDADAIDELFSRIKDDGHFARKLKVDVAYHSPHMQAVAEEYRRSLAHVAPLVPEDPRAPKMFSSLRPGIVASEQLGPDYWVDNMVSRVDFSGGMMAMMGGGAKDRPRAARRTAGGGSAGKKAEVDNMMIEIGPHGALHGPLHQIFTHGADKNNSSASVTDLSYRSVLERGKNAAETALTLAGKLFQLGYPIDIEAVNGNSLSSSTSSSSSGSGAFLVDLPPFSWNHELKYWSESHTARAHRFRKHPRKDLFGSETLEAIDREPRYRNILKLAEVPWVQYHKVQGSILYPAAGMMIMAIEALCQKADENQTVDGYELRDVIIGKALVVPQDEDGVETMLTVKPSRLGSRTNNASSVWQEFQLYSRKESWELNCSGLIRIRYEAPAHSSFADEDRILADQYAEQGRSIAEACSRHQNPRQFYGNLESIGLHYGPVFQGLTSIRKGDHQAACTIEIQDTRATMPHRFEYPHVIHPATLDSVIQMALPSCSAVDEDLSAAMVPTSIGRLYVSASLPSTPGVQLPGFSCAKDAATGGREGLVVLADEGWSKPLVVFEGIKSASLASSSSMADGNAADMLKLRKLTSVFHWQQDISMLEPAQIRELCAERVGDLGQVDRSVLQELEMACLIYIKRVMRECPAEEAASFAWNFKLYWEYMKRCYKMGRRGELCYQSAGSESGSESESGSGSGWLDMTPEAEAELLARVSRSSTDGAALVEHGEHLSQILRGEIPPLQILMRDNFLHNFYKDGLGTQQHYAQMAYYVELMAHKNPNMRILEIGGGTGGASLPVLQALGGGADGSAPRFESYTFTDISAGYFEKAREKLAPWVPFMEFARLNIEEDPAAQQFEEGAYDLIIASNVLHATRFIGKTLENTRKLLKPTGKLVLSEITNPSQKMRFHMIVGSLEGWWYGEEDGRHFGPTLTVDEWDKEMLSSGFTGVDIDFSNFQDERDLSLSVMVTTANQPPAVPVPCEALVVLPNHADSDVSAFAEKLSERLANNGCSVLLRRLRETTDLELQNRSSLLLLDAPADKPFLPAVSAEDWDALRRIVLSSRDTVYVTRGGTVHSENPSANLMSGMARSIRSENPGLGLTTLDVDHDAPMNADGMVEAVYKTFCKACDSKDAERPDWEVAVRDGMPMVQRIVLDKGMNDLITDLNAPPAPREMPFRQEGRPLTMAVGTPGRLDTLHFRDDPRAAAAAAEPLADNGVEIRVRAVGLNFKDVMVAMGQLEQPALGVDCSGIVDRVGKGVSRVRPGDAVMTWKLGTMGNLVQAEEAMVQLVPDGMDLVTAASLPVIYSTAHHAISNVARLREGESLLIHGAAGGVGQASIILAQHIGAKVFATVSSEEKKQLLMTTYGIPAEQIFNSRDTQFVQGIMRLTGSRGVDVVLNSLAGEALRLSWRCIARFGRFVELGQKDIVGNTGLDMEPFLRNVSFHSVNMLDLLDHDVAAASRVFAEVMDLLRSGVARPVAPVESFPLSRAEEAFRRMQMGKHVGKIVLEARDDDVVLATPPRVAPMAFRADATYVIAGGSGGLGRCIAEWMARSGARNILMLSRSGDRKRTVRELLGRLEKQGVRAAAMECDVGDEGQLLACLDRCRAESWPRVRGVVQGAMVLNDAIYQGMTRDQFLGATQCKVQGSWHLHEHLPRDMDFFVLLSSSVGIAGSRAQGNYSAGNAYQDALAHHRRGRGLPACSIDVGMVLGVGFLAEETTGDRVHENTRSWSFIGIREREFLAILQAAMTGESAAGAATAPTQMITGLGTGGMMALGSEKYPWWFNDAKFAHIVQVDTHHVVQEKNDDAGRLRDELAAATGLEGAAEVVAAALVQKLARSMMVSAENIETSRPVSSYGVDSLLAVELRSWIYEELQADVSVFDLLSNVAISSLARTIVAGSKVVSQAVKEA; encoded by the exons ATGTCCTCTTCCACCATGCCGTCCTCTTCCGCCGAGCAGGTCATgcccatcgccatcgtcggcatcgccggccgCTTCccgggcgacgccgagaacccgCAGAAGCTGTGGGACATgctcgccgagggccgcAGCGCGCTGTCCGACGTGCCCGGCGACCGCTTCAACGTCGACGCCTTCTACCACCCGCACAACGAGCGCCAGGGCACCATCAACGTGCGCAAGGCCCATTTCATGAACCGCGACATCTCGGCCTTTGACGcccccttcttcaacatgcccatcgccgaggccaaggccatggaCCCCCAGCAGCGCATGGCCCTCGAGTGCACCTACGAGGCCTTGGAGAATG CCGGAATCGCCATGGAAAAGGTCGACGGCTCCAACACGTCCTGCTTCGTCGGCTGCTTCACCCGCGACTACAGCGACATGCTCGCCTGCGACCGCGAGGACCTTCCGCTGTAccacggcaccggcaccggctcGGCCATCATGTCGAACCGCATCTCCTGGTTCTTCAACATGAAGGGCCCGAGCATCAGCCTCGACacggcctgctcgtcgtccatggcTGCGCTGCATCTCGGCTGCCAGAGCCTGCGCACCGGCGAGACCACCATG tccgtcgtcggcggcacgAACCTGATGCTTCTCCCGGACATCATGGGCGCCATGACCCGACTGCACTTCCTGAGCCCGGATGGCAAGTGTCAGTCTTTTGACCACAAGGGCAACGGATATGCGCGTGGCGAAG GCGCTGGCTTCTGCATCTTGAAGCCCCTCCACCTGGCCCTCAAAGACGGCGACGTGATCCGCGGCGTCATCCGGAACACCGCCGTCAACCAGGACGGCCACACCCCCGGCATCAccctcccggccgccgacgcccaggaGGCCCTGATCCGCCGCATCtacgccgaggccgggctgAGCCTGGCCGACACGACCTACGTCGAGGCccacggcaccggcacccCGGCCGGTGACcccgtcgaggcggccgcgctggcggcgaccTTTGGAAGCGCCCGGCGCCCCGGCGACCCCGTCTACATGGGCTCCGTCAAGTCCAACGTCGGCCACCTCGAGGGCGGCTCCGGCCTCGTGCAGGTCATCAAGGCCGTCCTCATGCTGGAGCAGGGCAAGATCCCGCCGTCCCTGTACTACGAGAAGCCGAACCCGCGCATCCCCATGGACGACTGGAACCTCCGCGTGCCCACCGAGCTCCTCCCatggcccgccgccggcttgcGCCGCATCAGCATCAACTCCTTCGGTTACGGGGGCACCAACGCCCACtgcatcctcgacgacgcctaCCACTACCTCAAGGACAACGGGCTCACCGGCAACCACAACgtccaggtcgccgacggaGCGTCCCCGACGCTTTCCGACGACTCGGGTGTGTCTCTCGTCGAAGGCGTCGACCGCCTGACGACgctggaaggagggggggaccTGTCCGAGTACAGGCTGGACGCCCacgcgtcctcgtcgcccaagCCCCAGCTTCTGACCTGGAGCTCGCACGACCAGGCCGGCATCAGCCGCACGTCGACGGCCTACGCCTCCTACCTGGCCTCCAAGCTCGGCtcggacgagaaggagaagcaggcGCCCGAGGTGTTTGAGAGGCTCGTGAACACGCTCACGACGCGCAGAAGCCGGCTGCCGTGGAAGTCCTTCGCCATCGCTTCGTCGTGCAAGGAGGCCGTCTCGGCCCTCGAGGAGCCCGTCGCGGAGCCCGTCCGCTCGGCCAACGGCAAAAAGGTCCGtctcgccttcgtcttcacGGGCCAGGGCGCCCAGTGGTTCGCCATGGGCCGGGAGCTCTTCTCCACGCCCGTCTTCCGGGAGAGCATCGAGGCTGCTGATGCTTACATGCGAGATATGGGCGCGTCGTGGTCGCTGGTGG CCGAGCTGTGGCGCGACGAAGAGACCAGCCAGGTCGGCCTGGCTCACATCAGCCAGCCCGTCTGCACCGCTCTGCaagtcgccctcgtcgatCTCCTGCGCCACTGGAACGTGGtgcccggcgccgtcatcggccaTTCGAGCGGagagatcgccgccgcctacgccAAGGGCGCACTTACACGCCGGGACGCCTGGGCCATCGCGTACCACCGCGGCCGTCTGGTCCGCAGCGTCAAGCTCAACGGCGCCATGTTGGCCACCAGCCTCGggcccgaggaggccgagtcGTACATCGAGCGCCACGCCTCGGGCCGgacggtcgtcgtcgcctgcgTCAACAGCCCGTCCAGCACGACGCTctcgggcgacgccgacgccatcgacgaacTCTTCTCGCGCATCAAGGACGACGGGCACTTTGCGCGCAAGctcaaggtcgacgtcgcctACCACTCGCCGCACAtgcaggccgtcgccgaggagtaCCGCCGGAGCCTCGCCCACGTCGCGCCGCTGGTGCCCGAGGACCCTCGCGCGCCCAAGATGTTCTCGTCCCTGCGTCCGGGCATCGTCGCCAGCGAGCAGCTCGGGCCGGACTACTGGGTCGACAACATGGTCAGCCGGGTCGACTTCTCGGGCGGCatgatggccatgatgggcggcggcgccaaggaccgaccgagggcggcgcggaggacAGCaggtggcggcagcgccggtaagaaggccgaggtggaCAACATGATGATCGAGATCGGTCCCCACGGCGCCCTCCACGGTCCCTTGCACCAGATCTTCAcgcacggcgccgacaagaACAACAGCTCGGCCTCTGTGACGGATCTGAGCTACCGCTCCGTCCTCGAGAGGGGCAAGAAtgcggccgagacggccctGACGCTCGCCGGCAAGCTGTTCCAGCTGGGCTACCCCATCGACATTGAGGCCGTCAACGGgaactccttgtcgtcgtcgacgtcctcctcctcttcgggAAGCGGTGCCTTCTTGGTCGACCTGCCCCCCTTCAGCTGGAACCACGAGCTCAAGTACTGGTCCGAGTCGCACACGGCCAGAGCCCACCGGTTCCGCAAGCACCCCCGCAAGGATCTCTTCGGCTCCGAGACGCTTGAGGCCATCGACCGCGAGCCCCGCTACCGCAACATCctcaagctcgccgaggtgcCGTGGGTACAGTACCACAAGGTCCAGGGCTCCATCCTGtacccggccgccggcatGATGATcatggccatcgaggccctgtgccagaaggccgacgagaacCAGACTGTCGACGGGTACGAGCTGCGGGACGTCATTATCGGCAAGGCCCTCGTGGTGCcgcaggacgaggacggcgttgAGACCATGCTGACGGTGAAGCCGTCCCGCCTCGGCTCCCGCACCAACAACGCCTCCTCCGTCTGGCAGGAGTTCCAACTCTACTCCCGCAAGGAGTCGTGGGAGCTCAACTGCTCCGGTCTGATCCGCATCCGCTACGAGGCGCCCGCCCACTCGTCCTTCGCCGATGAGGACCGTATCCTCGCTGACCAGTACGCCGAGCAGGGCCGgagcatcgccgaggcctgcTCGCGGCACCAGAACCCGCGGCAGTTCTACGGCAACCTTGAGTCCATCGGGCTGCACTACGGGCCCGTGTTCCAGGGCCTGACGAGCATCAGGAAGGGCGACCACCAGGCGGCCTGCACGATCGAGATCCAGGACACCCGGGCCACGATGCCGCACCGGTTCGAGTACCCGCACGTCATCCACCCGGCCACCCTCGACAGCGTCATCCAGATGGCGCTTCCTTCCTgctccgccgtcgacgaggacctgtCCGCGGCCATGGTGCCCACCTCCATCGGCCGCCTGTACGTGTCGGCCAGCTTGCCTTCGACTCCGGGCGTCCAGCTCCCGGGCTTCTCGTGCGCCAAGGATGCGGCGACCGGCGGTCGAGAGGGCCTGGTCGTGCTGGCGGACGAGGGGTGGAGCAAgccgctcgtcgtcttcgagggcatcaagagcgcctccctcgcctcgtcgtcgtccatggcggacggcaacgccgccgaTATGCTCAAGCTCCGCAAGCTGACGTCCGTCTTCCACTGGCAGCAGGACATCTCCATGCTCGAGCCCGCCCAGATCAGGGAGCTGTGCGCGGAGAGGGTCGGTGacctcggccaggtcgaccGCAGCGTTctgcaggagctcgagaTGGCGTGCCTGATCTACATCAAGCGGGTCATGAGAGAGTGCCCGGCTGAGGAGGCCGCGTCCTTCGCCTGGAACTTCAAGCTCTACTGGGAGTACATGAAGCGGTGTTACAAGATGGGCCGTCGCGGAGAGCTCTGCTACCAGAGTGCCGGGTCTGAGTCCGGCTCCGAGTCCGAAAGTGGGTCCGGCTCCGGCTGGCTGGACATGACCccggaggccgaggccgagctcctGGCCCGCGTGTCCCGTTCGTCgaccgacggcgccgccctcgtcgagcacgGCGAGCACCTGTCGCAGATCCTGCGCGGCGAGATCCCCCCGCTCCAGATCCTCATGCGCGACAACTTCCTGCACAACTTCTACaaggacggcctcggcacgCAGCAGCACTACGCGCAGATGGCCTACTACGTCGAGCTGATGGCGCACAAGAACCCCAACATGCGCATCCTCGagatcggcggcggcacgggcgGCGCCTCGCTCCCCGTGCTccaggccctcggcggcggcgccgacggcagcgcGCCGCGGTTCGAGAGCTACACCTTCACCGACATCAGCGCCGGCTACTTTGAGAAGGCCCGCGAGAAGCTCGCGCCCTGGGTTCCGTTCATGGAGTTCGCGCGACTCAACATCGAGGAGGATccggcggcgcagcagtTCGAGGAGGGGGCGTAcgacctcatcatcgcctcCAACGTCCTCCACGCCACGCGGTTCATCGGCAAGACGCTCGAGAACACGCGCAAGCTGCTGAAGCCGACCGGCAAGCTGGTTCTGAGCGAGATCACGAACCCGTCGCAGAAGATGCGCTTCCACATGATTGTCGGGTCTCTGGAGGGCTGGTGGTACG gagaggaagacggccgccACTTTGGCCCAACCCTGACCGTTGACGAATGGGACAAGGAGATGTTGTCCTCTGGCTTCACGGGCGTCGATATCGACTTCAGCAACTTCCAGGACGAGCGCGATCTCAGCCTCTCCGTCATGgtcaccaccgccaaccAGCCACCGGCCGTTCCCGTGCCGTGTGAGGCGCTCGTCGTGCTCCCCAACCATGCCGACTCGGACGTCTCGGCCTTCGCGGAGAAGCTGAGCGAGCGCCTGGCCAATAACGGCTGCAGCGTCTTGCTGCGCCGGCTGCGCGAGACGACGGATCTCGAGCTGCAGAACCGGTCCtccctgctcctcctcgacgcccccGCCGACAAGCCCTTCCTccccgccgtctcggccgaggacTGGGACGCCCTCCGGCGCATCGTGCTGTCCTCCCGCGACACCGTCTACGTGAcgcgcggcggcaccgtccaCAGCGAGAACCCATCAGCGAACCTCATGTCCGGCATGGCGCGGAGTATCCGGTCCGAGAACCCGGGCCTGGGTCTCACGacgctcgacgtcgaccacGACGCGCCGATGAACGCGGACGGCATGGTCGAGGCCGTCTACAAGACCTTCTGCAAGGCCTGCGActccaaggacgccgagcggCCCGACTGGGAGGTGGCCGTGCGGGACGGCATGCCCATGGTGCAGCGCATCGTGCTGGACAAGGGCATGAACGACCTCATCACCGACCTCaacgcgccgccggcgccgcgcgAGATGCCCTTCCGCCAGGAGGGCCGTCCCTTGACCATGGCCGTCGGCACCCCCGGCCGCCTGGACACCCTCCACTTCCGCGATGAcccgcgcgccgccgccgccgccgccgagccgctGGCCGACAACGGGGTCGAGATCAGGGTCAGGGCCGTCGGTCTCAACTTCAAGGACGTCATGGTCGCCATGGGACAGCTCGAGCAGCCCGCGCTCGGGGTCGACTgcagcggcatcgtcgaccgcGTCGGCAAGGGCGTCTCGAGGGTCAGGCcgggcgacgccgtcatgACGTGGAAGCTCGGCACGATGGGCAACCTggtccaggccgaggaggccatggtGCAGCTCGTGCCGGACGGCATGgacctcgtcaccgccgcctcgctgCCCGTCATCTACAGCACGGCGCACCACGCCATCTCCAACGTCGCCCGGCTGCGCGAGGGCGAGTCCTTGCTGAtccacggcgccgccggtggcgtGGGCCAGGCGTCCATCATCCTGGCGCAGCACATCGGCGCAAAGGTCTTCGCGACGGTGTCgtccgaggagaagaagcagctcCTGATGACGACGTACGGCATCCCCGCCGAGCAAATCTTCAACAGCCGCGACACCCAGTTCGTGCAGGGCATCATGCGGCTCACAGGGTCCAggggcgtcgacgtcgtgcTCAACTCgctcgccggcgaggccctgCGGCTCTCGTGGCGCTGCATCGCCCGCTTCGGCCGCTTCGTCGAGCTGGGCCAGAAGGACATTGTCGGCAACACGGGGCTCGACATGGAGCCCTTCCTGCGCAACGTCTCCTTCCACTCGGTCAACATGCTCGATCTGCTCGAccacgacgtcgccgccgcgtcgcgAGTCTTCGCCGAGGTCATGGACCTGCTCCGCTCCGGCGTCGCCCGGCCCGTGGCGCCCGTCGAGTCGTTCCCGCTGTCGcgggccgaggaggccttcCGCCGCATGCAGATGGGCAAGCACGTCGGCAAGATCGTGCTCGAGGcgcgcgacgacgacgtggtgctcgcgacgccgccgcgcgtGGCGCCGATGGCGTTCCGGGCTGACGCGACCTacgtcatcgccggcggcagcggcggcctcggccggtGCATCGCCGAGTGGATGGCCCGGTCCGGGGCCCGGAACATCTTGATGCTCTCGCGCTCCGGCGACCGGAAGCGCACCGTCCGGGAGTtgctcggccgcctcgagaaGCAAGGCGTCCGGGCCGCTGCCATGGAGtgcgacgtcggcgacgagggccagcTGCTGGCCTGTCTGGACCGCTGCCGAGCCGAGTCGTGGCCCCGGGTCCGCGGTGTCGTGCAAGGCGCCATGGTACTCAACGATGCT ATCTACCAAGGCATGACACGCGACCAGTTCCTCGGCGCGACGCAGTGCAAGGTCCAGGGCAGCTGGCACCTCCACGAGCACCTCCCGCGCGACATGGACTTCTTCGTGCTCCTCTCGTCGAGCGTGGGCATCGCCGGGTCGCGGGCCCAGGGCAACTACAGCGCGGGCAACGCGTACCAGGACGCGCTCGCGCACCAccggcgcgggcgcgggctgCCGGCGTGCTccatcgacgtcggcatGGTGCTGGGGGTCGGgttcctcgccgaggagacgaCGGGCGACCGCGTGCACGAGAACACGCGCAGCTGGAGCTTCATCGGCATCCGCGAGCGCGAGTTCCTGGCCATCCTGCAGGCGGCCATGACGGGCGAGAGCGCGGCaggggcggcgacggcgccgacgcaGATGATCACGGGGCTCGGCACGGGGGGCATGATGGCGCTCGGGTCGGAGAAGTACCCCTGGTGGTTCAACGACGCCAAGTTCGCGCACATCGTGCAGGTCGACACGCACCACGTCGTGCAGGAGAagaacgacgacgccgggcGGCTGCGCGAcgagctggcggcggcgacggggctcgagggcgccgccgaggtggtggcggcggcgctcgtgCAGAAGCTGGCGCGCTCGATGATGGTCTCGGCCGAGAACATCGAGACGTCGCGGCCCGTCAGCAGCTACGGCGTCGACAGCCTGCTGGCGGTGGAGCTGCGGTCGTGGATCTACGAGGAGCTGCAGGCGGACGTGTCCGTGTTCGACCTGCTGAGCAACGTCGCCATCTCGTCGCTGGCGCGGACCATCGTCGCCGGGTCCAAGGTGGTGTCccaggccgtcaaggaggcctAG
- a CDS encoding Putative UDP-glucuronosyl/UDP-glucosyltransferase, UDP-glycosyltransferase family, which produces MSFSPEALASATMAQLTGGYLRRILVVVTAGGYTNAAPLLEIARILASRGYAIEFGTLDGRTAWTRDCPFVSRCHVLGPAPPAAVEEAQYLRMSNWSSGGDDWANKFAARRFLESSWPAVYRSLSRLAADPDTRPDLVLADYWVEAARDVASEHDIPLAMLWPQMPTAMLHAPYIPGTPGLQVDILSSEHASLRQRFRSALSIYAAAPHYYRYLRWRRKMRLEAGVSRPLPTLRKPDYLCLVNSMFGLEVAKDLPPNVAAVGPVLSHETQEIGEPYAGFLEKRSRVLYISLGTHVLLPWASLKKLLTGALAALGAGLIDGIIWPMRAMARKQLDHKAIFPVRLPLSHDVRYMSVSELLAGLHPSVLFVDFAPQRALLQDGRVAAFLSHGGPASANEALFAGVPVITLAVYFDQVQNEMRLRDAGVSVALCKDRFSSEDVEAAVGDVVRDKLADGPIAANVERMQRIARVASRRKYLAADLIEEVLVDAEGRIREQLAGGPGSGDGGRGRKRGRHMHLQPADVRIPYWKARNWDMYGLCAVVVLSVVGLAAGLAVALC; this is translated from the exons ATGTCTTTCAGTCCAGAAGCCCTCGCGTCAGCCACCATGGCCCAACTAACGGGCGGTTATCTTAGGCGCATCCTGGTTGTCGTGACGGCTGGCGGCTACACCAACGCAG CTCCCCTGCTCGAAATCGCCCGCATCCTCGCCTCCCGCGGGTACGCCATCGAGTTCGGTaccctcgacggccgcacGGCGTGGACCAGAGACTGCCCCTTCGTCTCCCGCTgccacgtcctcggccccgcgccgcccgccgccgtcgaggaggcccaGTACCTGCGGATGTCCAACTGGTCGAGCGGCGGTGACGACTGGGCCAACAAgttcgccgcccgccgcttCCTCGAGTCATCGTGGCCCGCCGTCTACCGGAGCCTgtcccgcctcgccgccgacccggACACCCggcccgacctcgtcctcgctgacTACTGGGTCGAGGCGGCCCGCGACGTCGCCTCGGAGCACGACATCCCGCTGGCCATGCTGTGGCCGCAGATGCCCACCGCCATGCTGCACGCCCCCTACATACCCGGCACCCCCGGTCTGCAGGTCGACATCCTCTCCTCCGAGCACGCCTCTCTCCGCCAGCGCTTCCGCAGCGCCCTCTCCAtctacgccgccgcgccgcacTATTACCGCTACCTGCGCTGGCGCAGGAAGATGCgtctcgaggccggcgtctcGCGCCCGCTGCCCACCCTGCGGAAGCCCGACTACCTCTGCCTCGTCAACTCCATgttcggcctcgaggtcgccaagGATCTGCCGcccaacgtcgccgccgtcggcccgGTGCTCTCCCACGAGACGCAGGAGATCGGGGAGCCCTACGCCGGCTTCCTGGAGAAGCGCAGCAGGGTCCTCTACATCTCCCTCGGCACACATGTGCTGCTGCCGTGGGCGAGCCTGAAGAAGCTGCTCACGGGGgccctcgcggccctcggAGCGGGCCTCATCGACGGCATCATCTGGCCGATGCGGGCCATGGCGCGCAAGCAGCTGGACCACAAGGCAATCTTCCCCGTCCGGCTGCCGCTGTCTCATGACGTCCGGTACATGTCAGTCTCCGAGCTGCTCGCGGGACTCCACCCGTCCGTGCTGTTCGTCGACTTCGCGCCGCAGCGCGCCCTTCTCCAGGACGGGCGCGTCGCGGCGTTCCTGAGCCACGGCGGGCCCGCGTCCGCCAACGAGGCGCTGTTCGCCGGCGTGCCCGTCATAACGCTCGCCGTCTACTTTGACCAGGTGCAAAACGAGATGCGCCTgcgcgacgccggcgtctcCGTCGCGCTCTGCAAGGACCGCTTTTCTTCCGAGGACGTggaggcggccgtcggcgacgtcgtgcGGGACAAGTTGGCCGACGGCCCCATCGCGGCCAACGTCGAGAGGATGCAGAGGATCGCTCGGGTGGCGTCGCGGCGCAAGTACCTCGCCGCGGACTTGATCGAGGAGGTTCTGGTAGACGCCGAGGGCCGGATCCGAGAGCAGCTGGCGGGGGGTCCGGGGTCCGGGGATGGAGGCcgggggaggaagaggggacGGCATATGCATCTTCAGCCGGCCGACGTGCGGATACCGTACTGGAAAGCGAGAAATTGGGACATGTATGGGCTGTgtgcggtggtggtgttgtctGTCGTGGGCCTCGCAGCTGGACTCGCCGTGGCGCTCTGCTGA